The genomic interval GCCGTGGGCGGCGATGGGGGCATTGAGCAACACCACATCGCCGGGGCGAGCGTTGGCGGCGTCCACTTCCACGCCCGGGGGGATGAACCCCACCCCGGCCACGCTGATGTACACGCCGTCGCCTTTGTGTTTTTCCACCACTTTGGTATCGCCGGCCACCAACTGCACCCCGGCCCTCTGGGCCGCCTGAGCCATGGCTTCGGCAATGCGGCGCAGGTCGCGCAGAGGGAGCCCTTCTTCGAGGATGAAGGAGGCGGCCAGCCAGAGGGGGCGCGCGCCCATCATGGCCAGGTCGTTCACCGTGCCGTACACCGCGATTTCGCCGATGCTGCCGCCGGGGAAAAACAGGGGGCTGACCACATGGCCGTCGATGGAAAACGCTAGCCGTCTCTCCCCTTCACTGGGAAGCACGGCGGCGTCGTTCAGACGATCCAGGATGGGGTTGTGGAAGAGGCGACCGAAGACCTGACGGATGAGTTGTTGGGTCAGGCGCCCACCGGCGCCGTGGGCCAAAAGCACGCGCTGTTCGGTCATGATGGCTTGCTCCAGACCTCAGCCTTTGGGGGAGAAACGCACCTGAGGAACTCCTTCGAAATGGCGGTCTTGCGTCCAGACGACGGCATCATAGCGCCGGGCCGTCGCAAGGATAAGGGTAGCGGCCAGAAGAATCCACCAGATTCATACGCGATCGACCCCCTCACGCTCTATCTCGGTATCCAGGCCCTTCAAGAATCCGTAAGCCTCCTCGAAAGACAGAACAGGGACAAGTTCTATTCGCCCCTCGTGGACCAATACCTTCATGTGTTGCCCAGGGCGCAA from Anaerolineae bacterium carries:
- the hypE gene encoding hydrogenase expression/formation protein HypE produces the protein MTEQRVLLAHGAGGRLTQQLIRQVFGRLFHNPILDRLNDAAVLPSEGERRLAFSIDGHVVSPLFFPGGSIGEIAVYGTVNDLAMMGARPLWLAASFILEEGLPLRDLRRIAEAMAQAAQRAGVQLVAGDTKVVEKHKGDGVYISVAGVGFIPPGVEVDAANARPGDVVLLNAPIAAHGMTIMTLREGLDFQSDLRSDAAPLNGIVADLLAAAPHVHAMRDATRGGLATTLHELAQASGVSILIREAEIPVHEAARSACELLGLDPLYVANEGVFVAIVPLEEAQAALDALRRHPLGRQARIIGQVTPTPPGQVVLETTLGARRLVPPLSGNLLPRIC